Proteins from a single region of Schistocerca gregaria isolate iqSchGreg1 chromosome 3, iqSchGreg1.2, whole genome shotgun sequence:
- the LOC126354416 gene encoding leucine-rich repeat-containing protein 38-like: MKHLLILFLAVLSAGSNTVDDDGCICDVSPSGHIANCEYRNLTAVPDCVPRAVQMLLVSGNPLLLNKETFHRFENLTKLIMRKVNGVNTHLPGNLFSGNPYIEWISMGWNNLKSLPNNLFAGLLWLKNIDLWANELTEIPQAVRTTTSLEILTLDRNKIETLDVETLAPLSSLKRLSLRRNPLRCDCELQPVFQWAEERNVTHVLTAQCETPSSLQGRTLLYAFSSMDCELSNDLALNLV, from the exons AT GAAGCACCTGTTAATACTGTTCTTGGCAGTACTCTCTGCTGGGAGTAATACTGTTGATGATGACGGCTGTATATGTGACGTGAGTCCCAGTGGTCACATAGCAAACTGTGAGTACCGTAATTTAACAGCTGTGCCCGACTGTGTACCCCGTGCAGTCCAAATGCTCCTTGTCTCAGGAAATCCACTGCTTTTAAATAAAGAGACTTTTCATCGTTTTGAAAACCTGACAAAACTTATCATGCGAAAA GTAAATGGAGTAAACACACATCTGCCAGGAAACCTGTTTTCTGGAAACCCTTATATTGAGTGGATTTCAATGGGTTGGaataatttaaaatcattgccaAACAACCTTTTTGCTGGCTTGCTTTGGCTGAAGAACATAGATTTGTGGGCAAATGAACTTACAGAAATTCCACAGGCTGTAAGGACCACAACATCTCTTGAAATTCTTACCCTGGATCGGAATAAGATTGAGACACTGGACGTTGAAACGCTGGCCCCACTTTCCTCACTTAAGAG GTTGAGCCTGCGCCGGAACCCTCTGCGCTGTGACTGCGAGCTGCAGCCCGTCTTCCAGTGGGCCGAGGAGCGCAACGTGACCCACGTACTGACCGCCCAGTGCGAGACGCCAAGCAGCCTGCAGGGGCGAACATTGCTCTACGCTTTCTCCAGTATGGACTGTGAACTCTCCAACGACCTGGCTCTTAATTTAGTCTGA